The region tcgcagcaaaagcatatggggcagtgactgtacggagcatcttatggggccataacgattgtgcagcactataaggggcagtgactgtacggagcatcttatggggccataaccattgtgcagcactatatggggcaagcgactgtacggagcatcttatggggccataaccattgtgcagcactatatggggcaagtgactgtatggagcatcttatggggccataaccattgtgcagcactatatggggcaagtgactgtatggagcatcttttggggccataacgcttgtgcagcattatatggggcaagtgactgtatggatgatcttatggggccataacgtttgtgcagcattatatggggcaagtgtctgtatggagcatcttatggggcccttattaccctttatgcaggattatatggggcatattttaatatggagcatctaatggggcccatcaaactttatggagcattatatggggctcctgattcaatatggatattcaaaaacacttaacctactgatgtctcaattaattttacttttattggtatctattgttacttttgaaatttaccggtagctgctgcattttccaccctaggcttatactcgagtcattaagttttcccagttttttgtggcaaaattaggggggtcggcttatactcgggtcggcttatactcgagtatatacggtaaaccatacttacgacctcgcccattcccccaatgccctcatcatctgcaaaagagataaaaaaacaaacaacagtattcctcacctttccgcagagatacttttaatccatttgtcccatgacgggtcCAACTCTgccacatctagatggcaggctgcatgatgcgaccatgcagcctgtcatccagcagacacactgagcactagaatgccaaggaaaaatgaactttgcaaattggtAAGCCTTACCCCTCAGatttgttccttttggcataaggattcaccatgtaaaatatgttgacattaaatttagatttaccccttgctcaaggcatgtgaattattccatgtttctcatgatccacaatattgtacacacaataaccactcagtttgtcatcatatctttaactggatatactggatataaaaaaaaactaaaaaaaacctaaaatttcaaatcacccccctttcaccccattgaaaattaaagggttaaaaaaaaaccaaaacacacatttggtatcgtcgcattcagaaacgcccgatctatcaaaatataaaatcaattaatctgatcggtaaacggcataacataccatacataacgtatgcatgacgataaatactaaataaacatttaaaactgcaatatgatgtgccattgagcaaccagtaaatgataactaatcttaaaaaaagaaaattacaaaatatctatgaccaaaaaggaacaaaattaggaggtaagaccttcaaaaacttgctacttaatttttaccatgcatttccttggcaccctacTGAGCACCTTGTGCTCAGTGTCTCtatgtgaactgctattccctgtctgatggcaccgcgagtgtgagaaagttctcctgcttgcgGTGCGGTCTGACAGGTCCCGTGAATTCACGgctaatgaactcacttcacctacatGACGTCGGTGCGAGCATAAAATCGTTGCGATGTAAAATCTGGTGCTAAATCAAATTTTTCTTGGATAAAATGCAATTATTGTTTTCTTCATTGCTCAATGGTATcaatttctgtgacacacctgtggtgtcaatatgatcactgcacccttaggtgAATTTACTgacaggtgtagtttgtaaaatgtgatcacttatgggggttttttggttatggcacctcaggggctctcccggtGGGTCATGGAACcacaacagtaaaatctgcactatcatATTGCACTCATACCCTTCTGTACTTtccactgtgtctcaaaagtagttcccgattacatgcAGGGTATTGTCTCAAtcatgagaaatttcacaacacaCTGTTAGGTCCATTTTTTCATTTTAGCCCTTATAAAACTTAAAAATGtatggctaaaatataattttagcTGTAAAATTTTTAATTATGCTTTCTTCTCCTCCCAATTGTATAAATTTATGTGAGGCACAGAttgtgtcaatatgctcactgcacccctagatgaaatcaTTGAAAAGTGTAGTTTGTACAATGAGGTCACATATGGTTATTCTGGTTccccaggggctctaccaatgtgacatggcaccctcaaaccattccagcaatatCTGAATATtgagcttcttcccttctgagcttggcactgtgcctcaaaagtagtttttgaccacatatggggtactggcgtactcaggagaaattgcacaacaaattttggggtccatttatcctggggttcaaggtgctcaccacacatctagatatattccttaaggggtctagtttctaaaatggagtcacttatgggggtttccactgttgaggcacatcaggggctttttaAACGCAACGGGGCATCTGCTAACGATTCCATCGatttttgggttcaaaaagtcaaaagttgcttcttcccttccgagccctgccatgcacccaaacaatagtattcacccacatatggggtatcagcttactcaggagcaattgcacaacaaattaaatGGTCCATTTCTttgtgttacccttgtgaaaataaaaaatatggggctaaacgattatttttgtgaaaaattagattttttattttcttggctctacattataaacttctgtgaagcacctggggattcaaggtgctcaccacacatctggatatggTCCTTacgatgtctagtttccaaaatatggtcacctgtgggggtttttcattgtttaggaacatcaggagatcttcaaatgcgacatggcatctgctctcgattccatccatttttttgttcaaaaagtcaaaagatggTCCTTCCCTTCCTTTCTAGGCCTACCATCCACCCAAACACTAGTTTtaacccacatttggggtatcggcatacttaggaggaattgcacaacgaattttgaggttcattttctcctgttacccttgtgaaaataaaatattgggggcaaaaacaaattttttgtcaaaaaaagttaaatgttcatttttttccttccacattccattagttccaatgtagcacctgaagggttaataaacttcttgaatgtgcttttaaagtgtttgaggtgtgcagtttttagagtggtgacatttggggtattttctgtcatataggccccccaaagtcacttgaaatgtgatgtggtcactaaaaaaaatggttttgtaagttttattgtaaaaatgagaaatcttgatcaacttttaacctttctaacttacTAACAaagaaaagtttcaaaaattgtggtgatgtaaagtagacatgtggcaaatgttatttattaactattttgtgggacataacatagtaacatagttattaaggttgaaggaagactttaagtccatctagttcaacccatagcctaacctaacatgccctaacatgttgatccagaggaaggcaaaaaaaaaccatgtggcaaagagtaagctccacattggggaaaaaaattccttcccgactccacatacggcagtcagactagttccctggatcaacgccctatcaaggaatctagtgtatataccctgtaacattatacttttccagaaaggtatccagtcccctcttaaatttaagtaatgaatcactcattacaacatcatacggcagagagttccatagtctcactgctcttacagtaaagaatccgcatctgttattatgcttaaaccttctttcctccagacgtagaggatgcccccttgtccctgtcaccggtctatgattaaaaagatcatcagaaaggtctttgtactgtcccctcatatttatacattaaaataagatcaccccttagtcttcgtttttccaaactaaatagccccaagtgtaataatctatcttggtattgcagaccccccagtcctctaataaccttggtcgctcttctctgcacccgctctagttcagctacgtctttcttatacaccggagaccagaactgtgcacagtattctaagtatggTCGAACTATTGACATaagaattaaaattttgaaaattttccgctaaatttctgataattttacaaataaacgcaagtcatatcgagcaAATTTTtaaaactatcatgaagtacaatatgtcactaaaaaaacctatctcaaaatcagtgggacctgttgaagcattacagagttattacctcaataagtgacactggtcagatttaaaaaatgaggctcagtcattaacctacaaagttgcatggtccttaaagggttaatcaggttcactttaaatattgTTTTCGAGGTGATCAGACTCCCTTTAAGCATAGCCAATATTGGGTTAGACACACAGGTTGTCTTGTCACAGATCTTTCCGTATCTAGTGGTTTTGTGGTTATATTTTTTATAGGCAATAAAGGACAAGAAAGTATTCTTAGCATGTTTATTGTATGACTCTGCAGGACCATGACAGAAGGCTTTCCTCATTCTCCCAGGGCACATCCAGAACTGTAAACGTGCACAGCAATGTCTGCAAAGTAACAGAAATTCATTAGCTCTGTGGAACTTACATATTGTTTAAAGAATTCACAAGTGGCCCTTTCTATATTCCTGAAGCATCCTTCACTATATTTAACATCTACATTATTTATTCTCAAGTCCTGGACAAATAGAAACGGGAATTACAGGGTATTAGTTTTCATGGACAAAGAGATGTTGTTTTCAATGGGCCAAACTATACCTCCCCTACCATTAACCTACAAACATGAAACCTATATTTTAATCACTCAAATATTCTGTATACCCGGAAAATCTCTGGGGCACTATTGGCACTTACAGCATATAAATATACAGCTTAATGTGTTAATTTGCTAAGAGACCCATGACATTGAGCAAAATACCCAGGatattttctgttgtgaattccgttctggagctccctcctgtggttgctaatggtatttttgcgagttttgcccttgggctccctctggtggtttcgagtggaactgctgctcctttaggtagctgtagcagctgcctccactgatcgccttgcctgggtttgttatttaaacctgctctgggctttagttcatgccagctgtcaatattcttggttggatttggttctctccttggatttctcatatggcctgtccttgtcagcaaaagataagtttttgctagttcttgtttgtccatttgtttggactcttttgctctgcaaatatgtctctttttgtccagcttgtcactatgtcatattcaggctagctggaagctctggggaagcagatttgcccctccacaccgtgagtcggtgtggagttcatttttgtaaactctgcgtggattttgtagtttttaatactgaccgcacagtatccttttctctctgtctatcaagtttagtattggcctcctttgctgaaatctgatttcatttctgtgtacgtcatttccctctccactcaccgtcaatatttgtggggggctgtctttcctttgggggttttctctgaggcaagatagctttctatttcctactttaggggtagttagctcttaggctgtgacaaggtgtctagggagagtcaggaacatcccacggctattactagtgttgttgttaggattaggaactgcggtcagtagagataccccctcctcagagctcgtcccatgttgcgttttagccaccaggtcatatcagtgtggcctcttaaccaccaggtcataacaattttCCCAGTTTGGGCACTAATGCAGGGACCAATATAAAGTTTGGGGGCTAATGGGGGGCCACTATACAgtttaggagctaatgtggggaccattatacagtttgggggctaatgcaggggccattatgcagtttggGGGGTGAATACAGTGGCTATTATAGTCTGGGGGCTAATGCTGTGGCTAGTATAGAGCTTTGAGGCTAAtgtgggggcaattatacagtttgaGTTCTATcatggggcaattatacagtgaggggactactgtggaggccattatacagtgtgggacccAAAATGGGGGCAATTATACATTTTGGGGTCTACTGTGGGGGCAATCAAAGACTGTGTGGActactgtggaggccattatacagtatgagaacTAATatgggggcccattatacagtttggggtttactgtgggggcaatcatactgtgtggggggttagTATACTGCTTATAGCAGAGCTGTTGGTCCACCatgctgtgtgtaggggagctatgggcccaccatactgtgtataagggaactgtgaGTCTAACATAccgtgtataggggagttgtacatTGGCGAACTCAgcagacattattaaatgttaagtgggctctTAAGAAGCATAATTGTTATAGGGGCAGTCAGAGTATTGTGGCCTTCAAAGGGTGAAAATGAGGGCATTGTTTTCTAGtgcacttgcacagggcattaacaTTTTCTAggaggcaattttaccatctagagggcacaaaggaggcattattactatgcaaggtgcacagtggtggcattactatgcggGACAGTAAGAGGATCCCTGATTTTGCACAATACAGAAGGTGCAATGattagtgacacatacggcagcagcaggatgacgagtttgtgcaggttgtggatagatggggacggtgctggaattatgagaagtcaaatgtgtctttgttgtaatttttGCAGACAAGTCGTGGTCGGAAAACTTGTCATACCGGTCTTGGCAAGATGGAAAAGGCCAGAAAAATGAACGACTCCATCATACAGAACATAAACTATAAATCACTATACTGAATATAACTGTACtataatctcttacatgttctgcaggactggtatctaccattaAATGATCAccttatggcggtaatatcagtgttggtcggtGTTTTTTTTACCCCATACCTATCATTAGGCTGcgtcaccatagttgtaatcaggatgattggcccccctgagctgaacccctagctatgccTCCGCTGGGGCTAAATCTTAACAAAGCCACTGCAGCAGACACAGCCATAAGTGATCACTTTTTCGGGAGGAAGAAGTGCGGTGAGGAGGGACAGAGAGAGTGTATCAGCATTGGCAGAAGTTACACTCCCCAAGTTATAAGGAGGAACATCAGATCTTAACAGCGCATTCATGAACcattctcatttatataattttggtACCTTCCCCCCTATAACATAAACAAAAGTAAAACAATGAACCCAATTAAAATTGAAAAATAAGTATACAAAAGTAATGACCTTGAACAGGTTTGAGTCTTGTAAGAAGTCGCAGGAACCCTTCTCGCTTGTTGAGACGCTGTTGCACGCTGTTCTACCAATTTCTACATTCAAAACATAGCGAACACCAGCGACGATCTGGAAAATGAAAACTTACAGGTTTaaaagtttaaataaaaatgagtataTTGAGCCTGATATGTTTAGATCACCAGATCATTGCATTCCCATGTAAACCTATaactttattttctttctttctgcCTTCCAATCCCCTACTGTATCTATGTTCTTTACTGTTCCAGTGAATTACAGCTCACAGCACAGAAATACATATTAATGCTAGACATTAACTGTTTCAATGGCTTTCCTATTTGGAAATACCCCTGCCCCTTGGCTGtagtttatatatataaaaaacaaacttTACACAGCCTCCCTGGGTCCAGCGCTAAGTCTCCAGCGCTGCAGTGAACGGCACGAGCCGCTGAACTCACTTATTGGCTACAGAGCAGTCAACATGATATCAAGACtggaggcaaaaaaacaatgaGAACAGTGACGGAAACACAGCGCTGGACCTGGAGAAGGGGTGTGAAGGGCAGTTTGTTTTTCAAAATCGAAACACAGATAAGGGACAAGAGTTTTCCAaaactggaaaactcctttaattgaTATGCAGAGAGagggatactttaaaaaaaaagggagcttgATATCTAATAGAAGCTGCCTAATcctcaggcagcatgtatcaggcactagcTGCACAATTTTAGACTGGTATGTTTGACGCTGCTGAgtttcagaaaaaaaacacatactttAAAAGCCCCTAATGGGAAACTAATCGGACAGGCGGTTTTTGGTGGCTTCTCCCTCCAAATGCCGTAGAGTGACAGGTCTCACCCTGTGTGAGCATATAGAGAGACTTGTCAGTCATGTGAAGCTGCCAGGAACCCGCCATTCTGATTAGTCTCCCTTACAGCTTGGTCCCTGGAGGCTTTTATActattttttctctgaaatgctgaacATACCAGCCTGATATTATTcagtcagtgtctgatacatgGTTCCCGTGGGTGGGGCagaatgtatcagctgtcaggtttcgTAAGATTCAGCACATCGCACAGTGTGGAACAGACCTACTTTTAAGGACGGGAAccctcattcacacatccatgtgtgtGTTACCATCTGATAGAAATTAACCCATTTTCTTCTAAAGTGTAATCCTAGTTGCAACCATATTTTTCTCATCCCTGTTATTTCAGTGAAGAAGGTGgactaattgattttttttttttgtccattaaCTCTTAGCTATGTATCaaatacaaaagaaaaagaaaagatgcCGGGAGAAAAATAAGCATAAAAACCACTAAagcatttttaaacaatttttaaacAAATATAAGATTGAAAAGGATATTCCAAACAGATAAAGTAATGTGAAATAAAAGGTGGTTGGGAATATAATTGGTGGCTACAGTATGAGAGTTGTGTATAAAATTGCAAAACAATAAATCAATGCGCATAGCCAAAGTTAGTTCtaaataaagtgctagtgcaaagAGGAAGCTAAACCCTGATAGCTggacccaatatatatatatatatatatatatatatatatatatatatatatatatatatatatatatatatatatatatatatatatatatattagaaaaaattggaacagcacaaatcctttacttatcttcgggtgcagagcccaaacaacccgtcccttggttgctttcagtccatataaatcacaaaagcaggcagcactccatattctttaggataatttgcaggtctttattgagcccacatctcatgtttgagatgtgggctcaataaagacctgcaaattatcctaaagaatatggagtgctgcctgcttttgtgatttatatatatatatatatatatatatatatatatatatatatatatatatatatatatatatatacggtatatatatatatatatagattgtaaaGTTCAGCTCACTGAAGGAAGTGAGAGAAAAAAACAGCTTCACAAGTGTCAAAGTTAGAAGATATATTAACAAAAGTATGGGCTAAACTGGCAGTATAAACTCATAAATAAGTAAAGTTCAGGTAGctgaaggaagggagaaatatgggAGTGACTTCACATGTGTTAAAATTTAAAGACAAGGGTAGAGATATAGAAAATACATCAATGTGGATCATGGATATCCCAACAGCCAGGGAATGAAGAAATAAGCTAGGGGCATAAAGCCATGTTGCATAAAGGAAACACCCAACCACAGGAGCATACCCAACATGTGTTTCGCCTGAGCTTTGTCAGGGGCGTAATTAGCAATGTATCACCTAAAAATAGATAGAACTCGGCTGGAACTCTGGAATACAGTCTGTCTTCCTAGTTTTATAGGTTCAGGGATATCCATGTACTTTAAAGCAGTTGTCCAATACTTGGACAGCCCCTTCTCAATCCCTACATTTGCCCTAGTAAAATAACACTTGGGGTCCGCACACACTAGCGTATATTCTCATGTGTGAGAATCAGTCCAattttatgctaatgacactcggctcaaactctgtcagagtttgcTTTGAGTGTCATCCGATTCTCTCGCttgagagaattgcagcacagcTGCAGAGAAGATTGACAActtattttctccatcttctccattgtctctgcgtgcttacattggactgcactcggatggcatccaattgcagtctgatgtttcacacgcaGTCAGACTTGTATAGGCGTGCAAGGTCCAATTATCAGATGCACTCACAGCAtgttgtgattattttctcatgccgatcaaGGACGTCTCCCACGGATGTGTGGATATAGCCTAAAACAGATGAGAAGAGTGCATGCTGCACTTACACTTTGACTAAAATTGGTTAGTGTGCTATTCTGTGCCATCTTTCGGTCTCTTTGTAGTGCACTGACTGAAAGTATGCTCTTTTTAACCCAACCTTAACGATCAGTTGTAATTATGTAGTAATTGATTCCTATGTGCTCCTTACCTGAAATTCAGCAGATATGATCCTCATTAGCTTGTAATTATATTCATCGTTTAACATTTTATTGAATCCACTAATTGCGATGGTGGCAACCTTTACAACCTCTGGGTCACTGGGATCAACCGGCTGAAGGCCTCCAACTAACATGTCaccatacacacatacagacaGGAGAGACAGAGCCACTAAGGCTCTACCGCACATTCCTGCTGACATCCTGGTTCCTAGGAAAGGAAAGAAAAGATGGCCGAGGACCAGCTGAGAGCAACCTTTATAGTCTCCAGCTGACTTGCTAGGACACAGCTATGTATAAATGTTGATAAGACTAATGCATTTCACTTATGTGTTATCTAGTGATTGAGAACTCAAATAATACCAGGCATTTATTCTATACAGCTGGCAATGGTAATGGGTAAAATTGTAAGTGGTGCCATATTTTATCACAGGAACAAAGTCATTATTATCTTATCGGAAAATAAGTTTAAATATAGCAAAAATAGCAAATATAAAGCAATGTCACACATCATCGCTCTTACAATATCATCTGATAAAACCTTTTCATTCATCAGTTTAAACAACGAATGTGCCTAAAGGACTTTGGCATATGACTAATCGCAttgttatataattatatataaaattaaaaaaagatttccCCTTAATTTTTAAATAGCTTTCTCCTTCAGAGATTGTACCTGCATTGCTAGGAATGAGTGACACGAAGAAGTAAAATGTGTTATGCCTAGTAATATATCTTTTGTACCATTATCATAAGATTGTGGTATTTTCACCAACTATGCAAATCATAGGGAAACAGACATGTATTATTAACATTGCATGTCATTTCCTGCAGGGGCTATAACCATTGATGATATCCTCTGTTCCCACACCTGAATGGTAgaagccagaggcgtagctagggtttcagcttggggggggcgaaaaatctg is a window of Ranitomeya variabilis isolate aRanVar5 chromosome 2, aRanVar5.hap1, whole genome shotgun sequence DNA encoding:
- the LOC143809159 gene encoding cystatin-like — protein: MGSSEESGTRMSAGMCGRALVALSLLSVCVYGDMLVGGLQPVDPSDPEVVKVATIAISGFNKMLNDEYNYKLMRIISAEFQIVAGVRYVLNVEIGRTACNSVSTSEKGSCDFLQDSNLFKTLLCTFTVLDVPWENEESLLSWSCRVIQ